In Miscanthus floridulus cultivar M001 unplaced genomic scaffold, ASM1932011v1 os_1394_1_2, whole genome shotgun sequence, a genomic segment contains:
- the LOC136533984 gene encoding uncharacterized protein, with protein MAITSDQEDHSDSVPLSGHYPLVVSLIVGTTRLTKVLMNEGSGLNILYASTLDKMGIPRSNLRPSKAPFYEIVPGKEAVPLGCIRLNITFGQPDNFRKEPLTFEVVDFPGVYHGLLGRPCFTKFIVVPNYTYLKLKMPGPNRVITVKGSLKKAYYYEQDCVAQAAMLIAPMILTALAMMQEGRQ; from the coding sequence ATGGCCATCACCTCCGACCAGGAAGACCACTCTGATAGTGTCCCTCTTTCGGGGCACTACCCGCTCGTGGTCAGCCTAATCGTGGGCACCacacgcctcaccaaggtgctaatgaacgagggcagtggcctcaacatactctatgccAGCACCCTCGATAAGATGGGCATCCCCCGCAGCAACCTACGCCCCAGCAAGGCGCCGTTCTACGAGATCGTGCCGGGAAAGGAAGCCGTGCCCCTCGGGTGCATCCGGCTCAACATCACCTTTGGCCAGCCAGATAACTTCCgcaaggagccactcacctttgaggtggttgactTCCCCGGCGTCTACCATGGCCTCCTTGGTCGACCGTGCTTCACCAAGTTCATagttgtccccaactacacctacttgaagctgaagatgcctggCCCAAATAGGGTCATCACTGTCAAAGGAAGCTTAAAAAAAGCCTACTACTATGAGCAAGATTGCGTCGCCCAAGCGGCCATGCTTATCGCCCCTATGATCCTGACGGCTCTGGCCATGATGCAGGAAGGGCGCCAATAG
- the LOC136533985 gene encoding probable glutathione peroxidase 2, which produces MIAATRGGLRGPRLLLSVAVLVLAIALVFRSLTPAVPQMADDLPTSIYDITVKDIRGDDIKLSEYAGKVLLIVNVASKCGLTSSNYKELNVLYEKYREKGLEILAFPCNQFAGQEPGSNEDIQETVCSRFKAEFPIFDKIDVNGKDAAPLYKYLKSQKGGFLGDGIKWNFTKFLVDKDGKVVERYAPTTSPLKIESDIQKLLGTAS; this is translated from the exons ATGATTGCGGCTACAAGAGGCGGGCTCAGGGGGCCCCGACTCCTCCTGTCCGTCGCCGTCCTCGTGCTAGCCATTGCTCTCGTCTTCCGCTCCCTCACCCCGGCAGTCCCGCAAATGGCCGACGACCTGCCCACCTCCATCTACGACATCACCGTCAAG GATATTAGGGGTGATGACATAAAACTGAGTGAGTATGCTGGAAAGGTTCTTCTTATCGTCAATGTTGCTTCAAAATG TGGGCTAACAAGTTCCAATTACAAAGAGCTAAATGTCTTGTATGAGAAGTACAGAGAGAAAG GCCTTGAGATACTTGCATTCCCATGTAATCAATTTGCTGGTCAAGAGCCTGGCAGCAATGAAGATATCCAGGAGACAGTTTGTAGCAGGTTCAAAGCAGAGTTTCCTATTTTTGACAAG ATTGATGTGAATGGTAAGGACGCTGCACCATTGTACAAGTACTTGAAATCTCAGAAAGGTGGCTTCCTTGGCGATGGTATTAAATGGAACTTCACCAAGTTTCTTGTTGACAAAGATGGCAAGGTTGTCGAGCGATATGCTCCGACGACTTCTCCATTGAAGATAGAG AGTGACATCCAGAAGCTTCTTGGCACTGCATCATGA